One window from the genome of Deltaproteobacteria bacterium encodes:
- a CDS encoding type II secretion system F family protein: protein MATFRYTGISRAGISQKGILEADSAILARRKLHAEGIFPLTLTEGPPERRGGFLPSLLRRADFLPLLTRQLATLLGAGVPLVGALQSVTTQVDDPESRQVLLDLQEAVRGGAPLARAVEAHPETFPNLYASMVRAGEESGTLPLSLSRLADHLEEQARTRNRVRSALTYPLLMAVVAALVVVFLLTFVVPKIVGIFSHLGHALPLPTRILIGITDVLVASWWALLILTAGAVLGTRRYLATERGKKARDTLLLRLPLVGRLEHLSALSRFARTLSTLISGGIPVDRALRIVAPVVGNVVITEQITASADRVVEGATLSESLRPHPEIPLTLVQMVAVGEESGALGDLLYRAADAMDEETNARLSRLLSLLEPLIILVMGTVVAFIVVSVLLPLLDISQIVR, encoded by the coding sequence GTGGCGACGTTCCGCTACACCGGGATCTCCCGGGCCGGCATCTCGCAGAAGGGGATCCTCGAGGCGGACAGCGCCATCCTCGCGCGCAGGAAGCTGCACGCGGAAGGGATCTTCCCCCTCACCCTGACGGAGGGGCCGCCGGAGCGCCGGGGCGGGTTTCTCCCTTCCCTCCTCCGAAGGGCGGATTTCCTCCCCCTCCTGACCCGACAGCTCGCCACGCTGCTGGGAGCGGGCGTGCCGCTCGTGGGCGCCCTGCAGTCGGTGACGACCCAGGTGGACGACCCGGAGAGCCGCCAGGTCCTCCTCGACCTGCAGGAGGCCGTCCGCGGAGGGGCGCCGCTGGCGCGCGCCGTGGAAGCCCACCCCGAGACGTTCCCGAACCTCTACGCCAGCATGGTGCGGGCCGGGGAGGAGAGCGGAACGCTTCCGCTCTCCCTGTCCCGACTCGCCGACCACCTCGAGGAGCAGGCCCGGACCCGGAACCGGGTCCGCTCGGCGCTCACCTATCCGCTCCTGATGGCGGTCGTGGCGGCCCTCGTCGTGGTCTTCCTGCTGACCTTCGTCGTCCCGAAGATCGTGGGGATCTTCTCCCACCTCGGGCACGCCCTCCCCCTTCCGACGCGAATCCTCATCGGGATCACCGACGTCCTCGTGGCGTCGTGGTGGGCGCTCCTGATCCTTACCGCCGGGGCGGTCCTCGGAACCCGAAGGTACCTGGCCACGGAGCGCGGGAAGAAGGCCCGGGACACCCTCCTTCTCCGGCTGCCCCTCGTGGGGCGGCTCGAGCACCTTTCCGCCCTCTCGCGGTTCGCGCGCACCTTGTCCACGCTGATCTCGGGAGGGATCCCGGTGGACCGCGCGCTGCGGATCGTGGCGCCCGTCGTCGGGAACGTAGTGATCACGGAACAGATCACGGCCTCGGCGGATCGCGTGGTGGAGGGGGCGACCCTCTCCGAATCATTGCGGCCGCATCCCGAGATCCCCCTCACGCTCGTGCAGATGGTGGCGGTGGGCGAGGAAAGCGGGGCGCTCGGCGACCTCCTCTACCGGGCCGCCGACGCGATGGACGAGGAGACGAACGCCCGCCTTTCGCGCCTGCTCTCCCTGCTCGAGCCGTTGATCATCCTCGTGATGGGGACCGTGGTCGCCTTCATCGTCGTGTCGGTCCTGCTGCCGCTGCTCGACATTTCACAGATCGTCCGATAG